One Candidatus Aminicenantes bacterium genomic window carries:
- a CDS encoding class I SAM-dependent methyltransferase — MEAREYQAHFELEERHWWFRSRRRLAFRILGRALPRDGSPRILDAGCGTGINLAGMARFGRVSGCDFATEALAFCRQRGLDGLVRADVNRLPYREDAFDLVTFFDVLYHQAVTDDAAVLRDAFHILKPGGYVLIMDSAFDFLRGPHDAAMHGARRYTRRELVAKCEAAGLQPVHATYFYMTTFPAVYLKRRVERRRAARHPEMETRSDLAPTARPINAVLGGLLGLEGRWASRRRLPFGSSVVVLARKPKLTS, encoded by the coding sequence ATGGAAGCCCGGGAATACCAAGCCCATTTCGAGCTCGAGGAGCGGCACTGGTGGTTCCGCTCGCGCCGCCGCCTGGCCTTTCGGATTCTCGGACGCGCCCTGCCACGCGACGGCTCCCCGCGAATCCTGGACGCGGGCTGCGGCACGGGCATCAACCTGGCCGGGATGGCCCGCTTCGGTCGCGTCTCCGGCTGCGATTTCGCCACTGAAGCGCTGGCCTTCTGTCGTCAGCGCGGACTGGATGGCCTTGTCCGCGCCGACGTCAATCGGCTCCCCTACCGGGAAGATGCCTTTGACCTAGTGACCTTTTTCGACGTCCTCTATCACCAGGCCGTGACCGATGATGCGGCCGTACTGCGGGATGCGTTCCATATCTTAAAGCCGGGCGGATACGTCCTGATCATGGACTCGGCTTTCGATTTCCTGCGCGGCCCGCACGATGCGGCCATGCACGGAGCCCGCCGCTACACCAGGCGGGAGCTTGTGGCCAAATGCGAGGCGGCGGGGCTGCAACCCGTTCACGCCACCTATTTCTATATGACGACATTCCCGGCCGTTTATTTAAAGCGGAGAGTCGAGCGCCGGCGCGCCGCCCGGCATCCGGAGATGGAGACTCGTTCCGACCTGGCCCCCACCGCCCGCCCAATCAATGCCGTCCTTGGCGGCCTGCTCGGCCTGGAGGGCCGTTGGGCCTCCCGCCGTCGCCTGCCGTTCGGGAGCTCCGTCGTCGTCCTGGCCCGCAAACCGAAGCTTACTTCTTGA
- a CDS encoding PIN domain-containing protein, translated as MAGRVRESERPGGGASGTTSAAPRARNGLGIPGLPSAINYHIRCGAVSFFSRRGRAPARSRWRRGLSVAFLSASEETADCYARIWSALRQAGRPIPINDVWIAAQAMETGSVLVAFDAHFAQVPGLRIWEQ; from the coding sequence GTGGCAGGGCGCGTCCGAGAATCCGAAAGGCCAGGCGGCGGCGCGAGCGGAACCACCAGTGCCGCTCCTCGAGCTCGAAATGGGCTTGGTATTCCCGGGCTTCCATCAGCGATAAATTATCATATTCGCTGCGGTGCCGTATCTTTTTTCTCGCGCCGCGGCCGCGCGCCGGCTCGTTCCCGTTGGAGGAGAGGGTTGTCGGTCGCCTTCCTGTCCGCAAGCGAAGAGACCGCTGATTGCTATGCCAGAATCTGGTCCGCCCTGCGCCAAGCCGGACGGCCGATTCCGATCAACGACGTCTGGATCGCCGCCCAGGCCATGGAGACGGGCTCGGTTCTGGTCGCGTTCGACGCCCATTTCGCCCAGGTTCCGGGACTGCGGATCTGGGAACAATAA